The nucleotide window ACTCCTTCAGCAAATTAAGTTTTCGAGGGTATTGCTCCAGCCGTTGTTCAAGACTTTCCAGAGTTTTCGCCATTTCCTGGCTTTCGCTCAATTGCCGGGCGACCTGGCGGGTTTCAGGCCCCAGACGGGCCAGAAGGCGATTGGTCTGATACAGGTGGACCCGCTTATGAATCATCAGGCTTCCAGCCCATAAGCAGCTTAAACCGATCAGGACCACCAGTAATATCTTGGTGAGAAAAAGTCCCCTTAATTTTACCTTGGACCTCTCGGTTTCCGGGAGGAGATTGGTTTGCAGGGGGACTTTCCTCAGACCCCGGAGGGCCGCACCCAAAGCCGGTAGGCCCCCCCCCAGGTCACTGGCCGCAGGCAGACCTTTAACCTGGAGTTGATCTGGGTTAATTATCGAGAGCTCGTGCCCCTCCGTGAGGGGATTGAGGTCAGCTTCTGGCGTTTCCCACCCAGACCGGCATAAAGCTTCGGGCATTGCCCCCTGTTCTCGAAGACGATCGATTTCGGCGAGTAGCCGGGGGACGGTTTTTTCCGTCGGTGCTAACCGAACCTGACGATAGGCTCGAATTCGTCGCCCTTCGAGATGAATGAGCTCAAAACCCTCGGAATCAGTGCGCCACACAAGCCAGGAAGCGGGCAATCTTTTCACCAGGGTGCCAAAGGCATTTATCGTAGCGGTTATTTCCGGCTCCACGGTAATGGTTCTCAAGCCCGCCTGTTCTAGCAAGTTGAGGCAGTCCTCCACCGGCTCCCGCGGCTGCCCCATCAGCAGCAGTTGAACCTCGGTATCCGTCTCTTTTATCACCTGAAAATCAAAGTAAAGGGAGTCGGCGGGAAACGGAAAAAAACGGTCTAGCTCATATTGTACCACTTGGGAGAGGTTTTCCGCTACGGCCCGGGGCAGTATTGCCTGTCTAATAAAACCCAATTCCCGGCCGACCGCCAGGCTCACCGGGCAAAATTGCAACTTCCACGACGTGATAATGGCTTGAAGGTTAATTGACCAGGTCTCCGACCCCCCAGGTGACAAGGGCAGGCAGGCCAGATGACGCAGTTCCAATCCCGACAGACCCTTTTCCACATGGGCCAGAGTAAGGCCGGAGCGGTCCAGATAGGCCCCCAGGCTTTGGGTGCCGGTCAGCAGCTCAGATGAAATTGTCTGCCACCATTGAGGTTTGGTCCAGGTCATATCAGGTTTATCCATCCTAAAAATATGTCAGTCCGGATAATCGTCGGCCCAGTAGACAATGGCCCAGGGAACCGGCTGACCTAAATCAATGCTGACTATTGCCTTGATAGTATGACAGGATTTTTGGTTTTTTACCATACCCTTAGATAAAATTGTAAAAAAAGGCGAGGTTTCAAAGCCGATCAAACTTTCTAGGCGTTGAAATGCCACCGCCCCAGCCACTGCCGCCACCTCGTTGGGAAGGCGAAAGGATTTTTCCTGCCGGGCCATACTTATCCGGGTGGCCTGGGGCCGGGAAAAACCAATGGCCTGCAGAACCTCCAGGGAGGCAGTGTTGATATTGATTTCGGGACCATTTTTATTAACCGTAAAGTAATCCGCTAAATGCGGGAGCAACTGGCTGTACCCCAGGCCTTTCACCCAACCCAGTTCTTCCACCACATCAAATCCGGTGTTTTTGGCAGGATAAGCAGGATTAAGGCGGAGATAATAGGGGCTTTCCGCTCCCTGCGGCCTGGTCAGGGCATCGGTGTCCCGCCAGTCCATGATAGCGGCAACCAGGGACTGGCCAGACGCTTTCTTGTAGCCCAAGGCAGCGAATAATTTGCCCAGGATTTTCTGATCGGCCAGATTGAGATTGATCTTTCCGCCTTCATCAGCTACCCGGACCTCCACCCGGCCCCCTGCAATTTCCAGAATATGAAGCTTCTGATCGCCCCGCCAGGTCCCCGCTGGAATAGAAGCCGTAGGCGACTCCATTATTGCCGCCTCGGCCAGTTTAAGCTCCACTAGCTTCCCTAACGCGTAATGCACTCCGGCCTGGGCCAGACTGTGGCATTGGCAAGACTCTTGAAAATTGGCGGTTAACTTAATTTCATTGCGCCATTCGTAAGCCCCGGTCAGGATTACCACACTGATCAGGCCCAGAATCCAGATCACCAGCAACAGCACCACCCCTTCTTCTGAGGCCGGAGGGCAGCGCCGGGGAGGGTTATTCAGGTTTAGACTGGAATTCGGCAACATGAATGGGAATCTGCCAGGTTCTGGTTTCTTGACACGGCAAGGCCAGATGCATTAGCACCCGATCCGGCAAGCGTCCATCACGCAGCCCGTTCCAGGTGCTGTACTCTTTTGAACCCAGCCCATAAGTAAACCGCAGGCCCTCTATGTTGTTGATCAGAATCTGCCTTACCTCCACTCCTTCGCGGTCCTGCCGCCAGTTGACAATTTTAGATTGCTCCAGGGCCAAACAGCCTTGACCAGATGCATCACGGCCGACAAAAACCCGCATGTGATATAGCCCCCCCAGATTGTGGGCTTCCAGGGACACCGTGGTAAGAAATTTTATCGCTTGTGGCTCCCCGTCAAAATACAATCGGTTCTTGGTGTACAGGGCTTTAGGGACGGCCGAGGACAGGGTGCGTTCCAAATAACGCGTACCCACCCGCAGTTCCTGTAAGGCCTCTACTTTGTCCTGGGCATGGCGGGTGGCCTTCAAACTCAAGTTTAAGGCCGCGTAGGCCACCAGGCTTAACAGACTCACAAGTACCAGGGAAGCCATGAGTTCCAGCAGAGTAAACCCAGAGTTTCCCGGACCTGCTCGCGGACCGGCCCGCATCATGACTTTTTGCGGCGGCACATGGATCTCAGGGTCTGCAGCGCCAGGGTCTTGGCCCGGCCCCGCTCTTCCCAGGAAACGCTGACTTGCAAATGATAGCAGATTACCTCGAAATCCCATATCTTGTGGGAAACCCGATATTGTGGTGTTATCTGCACCTGATAGGTAAAAGGCCCTTCTCGGCCCTGATGACGGCCGCGAGTCAATGATTCCTGGATACTGTATTGCTGGAGTACCTTGTTAGCGACCAGAAGGGCATAAGTTCGGCGTTGGACTGCGTCTTGGGCCTGTAGCCCGGCGCTTAACACCTGCAGAATGGCTACCATGACCAGGGCCATCAGGGCCGTGGCCACCATTACCTCCAAGAGGCTGAAGCCAGCTTCTCCAATCCTGCCGCGCCTTTCCCCTGAAAGTGGACGGGACTGCCAGTTGCTTATGATGACCACCTCCGCCTGAGCCCCATCCGGCGGACCAATGTTATGAACCCAGCCTGACACGTCCGGTGATCACCTTAACATCGAGGCGATAGCGCCGGCCATCCGGGTCGGAAAGCTCCAGCCGGCCGCCGCTGGAACTGCCATCGCTATAAAAGGCAATATATCCCTGGCGTAAGGTTGGGTTTTGCCACACCAGGTGGGCGTCGGCAACCTGCAATTGGGACGGCCACGCTCCGTGGCGGGGGATATTTTCCACCCAATAACGCCCGGCCTGCAGGTCAAAAAAAACCCGGACCCGCTGGCGCTCTGTCGCCGCGGTGCTGCGCGCTGCCCGCAGTGTGGCCGCCAACTCCCGCAGGCTGCCACGGGTCTTCTCCTTTTCCCAGCTCCGTCTCAGTCCGGGCAGCACCAAGCCCATGATCATTACCATCAGGATCAGGACGACCATCAGTTCCAGTAAGGAAAAGCCGCCTTCGGCCCCGGGAAATCGGCGATGGTCTAGACTACCTGGTCTCCTCAGCCTGCCAATTGGTAATATCCTGATTATCACCCTCTCCACCCTGGGAACCATCGGCTCCTAAAGATATCAGATCATAAGGACCATGCTCGCCCGGAAATTTATAGATATAATCATTTCCCCAGGGATCTTTGGGGACCGCTTTGTTCAAATACGGCCCGGACCACTGGGCCAGATTGGACGGACGCTGATAAAGAGCCTGCAAGCCTTCCTCCTCGGTGGGATAACGGCCGATATCTAGATAAAACAGGTCCAGGGCGGTACCCAGAAGCTGCATCTGGGTGGCGGCGGTCTTTACCTTGGCTTTTCCTACCCGACCCATCAAGCGGGGGGCCACCAGAGCCGCCAACAGGCCCAGAATAAAAAGCACGATCATAAGCTCGATCAAGGTAAAACCAGAGTCTCGACGGTCTTTTTTGGTCAAAATAAACAGCCCTCCTTAGAACGAGACTTCGTAAAGGTTTAAAATAGGTAACAGTAATGACACAATGATGAACGCCACCAGCAGAGCCATGGTCAATATCAGCAGCGGCTCCAGCAAAGCTAATAAACGCCGCACCCCGGCCCGGGTCTCGGTCTCCAACGAGTCCGCCGCCGAGAGCAGCATCTCTGATAAATGGCCGGTCTCCTCCCCGATGGCAATCATCTGCAAAAACAGTTCCGGGAAGACATCGGTCTTTTTCAATAGTACGGAAAGTGGTTGTCCTTTTTTGACCTCTTCCAGGATCCCGGAGAAGGATTGGGCCAGATAGCGGTTGGTCACCGTATCGACCACCACCTGGAGCGCGGCCACCAGCGGAACGCCATTATTCAACAAGGTGCCCAGGGTCTTAGCGAAAAAAGCCGCGGTTACCTGCCGGGAGAGGCTGCCCACCAGCGGGGCCTGCAGCTTGAGTCGGTCCAGCAACAATCGCCCGCGGGAGGTGCGGCTCAGGCGGATCGCCACTAAACCCGCTAGGACGGTAAGCAGCCCGCCCAGCCACCAGTAGGCTCGGAAACCCTGACTGCACCATAACAATAACCTGGTCGACCAGTAAAGGCCTTGCCCCATCTCCTGAAAAAAGAGTTCGAAGCGGGGGACCACATAAACCAGCATGACCACCACCGACAGACTGCCCACTATGGCCAGGATGGCCGGATAGATGAGGGCCGAAAACAGGTAGCCCCTAAGTTCGGTAACCGTCCTCAGATAATCACCCAGTCGTGATAAGGCCACTTCCAGGAAACCACCGGTCTCCCCGGCCCGGACCACGCTGAGGTAAAGGGGGGAGAAGGCCTTATGGCGACCGAGGGCCTCGGATAATGCCTTGCCGCCTTGCAGGTCCTGGAGCAACTGGCTGAGTATGGCTTGCATCCCTGGTCGTTTAGTTACCACGAGCAGGGCCTTCAAACTCCGGTCCAACGGCAGCCCAGCTTTCAGGAGCGCCGCCAGTTCCTGAGTGAAGTGGAGCACCTGATTAAGGGAGATGCGCCGGCGGCCCACCGGCAGCCGCTTCTTCCACCCCTGGGTTTCCGCTTCCCCGGTGATGCGTAAGGGTATCAAGCCACCCTGTTGCAAATGCTGTACTACCAGTCGCTCTTCCCGTGCCTCCAGGCTGCCCTGGATGATATTACCGGTAGGATCTGTGGCCCGGTAGTAGAAAATAGGCATCCCTTACTCCTGGGTGACCCTCAACACTTCCTGGCTGGTAGTGAGGCCCGCGGCCACTTTAGTCCAACCATCGCTGGACAGGGTTTGCATTCCTTGCTGTTTGGCCACTTGGTAGATGGTGGCGGCATCGGCCTGCCGCAGAATCAGCTGGCGGATGGTCTCATTTACCTCAAGCAGTTCATAAATACCGGTCCGGCCCTGGTAGCCGGTATGGGCACAGTTCAGGCAACCCTGCCCCATGAACAGGCTTTCTGGTCGATCCACGGAGTTTTCCATCAGAATCTGCTCCAAACCAGCATCAACCGGTAACGTCGTCTTACAATGGGGGCAAATCAGGCGAACCAGGCGTTGGGCCAGGATACCGATGACCGCCGAAGCCAACAGATAATCTTCGATGCCCATCTCCAACATGCGGGTGATAGCCCCGGCCGCGTCATTGGTGTGCAGAGTGCTGAACACCAGGTGGCCGGTGAGGGCCGCGTGAATGGCGATCTCAGCGGTCTCCTGGTCCCGGATTTCCCCCACCAGAATAATATCCGGGTCTTGACGTACCAGGTGCCGCAGGCCTCGGGCAAAGGTGAGGCCGATGGAGGGTTTGACCTGCACCTGGTTGATCCCAGGCAGGCGATATTCCACTGGATCTTCGATGGTGATGATCTTTTTCTCAGGAGAATTTATCCGTTCCAGGGCGGCGTATAAAGTAGTGGTTTTACCGCTGCCTGTGGGCCCGGTGACCAGAATCATGCCATGCGGTTTATGGATCATCCGGTCAAAGCGGTTGAATACCAAAAGCGGCAATCCCAGGCGGTTGAGGTCCAAAATGACCCGCTCCCGGTCCAGAATACGGATCACCATACTTTCCCCAAAGAAAGTGGGGATAGTGGAAACCCGGGCATCAATCTCCTGACCCTTGACTTTCAGACCGAAGCGGCCATCCTGGGGTAAGCGGCGTTCGGCAATGTCCATACGGGCCATAATCTTGAGCCGGGAAATAACCGCAGCCTGTAAACCCTTGGGAGGAGATTCAGCTTCATAGAGGATACCGTCCCGGCGGTAGCGCACCCGGAAAATGTTCTCAAAGGGCTCCAGATGGATATCGCTGGCCCCCATTTCGACGGCCCGTAATAAAATAATGTTCACCAACTGGATGATCGGGGCTTCCCGGGCCTTGTCCCGCAGGTGGCCGATCTCGGCGCTCTCTTCCTGACCCTCGTCTATCACCTCAGTCTCCATATCACCCAACAGGCGGGACATGGGACTGCCGGGTTGATAAATCGCTTCGATGGTCTCTAAGATCTCGGTCTCAGGAGCCAAGATCAGGGTTAACGGTGCGCCCAGGGCCACCTCCAGGGCCATAAGAGTCTCATGGTCGCTGGGGTCGGCCATGGCCAGTAGGATGCGATCACCCTCCCTTCGGATCGGTAAGCTACGGGCTTCTTTTAAAAAACGGACCGATAGGCCGGGAAATTGTTCTACCGGACCCCATTCTTTAAGACTGGTGGGCGGGGGTGTTAAACCGGTATCGCTATTCAACGGGACAGTCACTGCTGAAACCTCATTTAAGGGAAGATTGGGGAAAGATTGTCATCCTATGATTTAGAAGTGTTCCTAAACTGCATACGATGGTAAATATCGTCGGCTATCAGATTCCCCCGTGTTTCCAGGGCCATTGCCGCAGCTTTTCGTAATGCAGGTAAAGTCCGATTACCCTGGTGACGAATTCTCTGGTTTCCTTGATATCGGGCACCCGGTAGCCGGCGGTGACAACCCGCTGATAGCCAGCATTATAGGCGGCCAAAGCCAAAGGTAGGGATTGATGGAGGTAGTTTAGCAAAAGCCTGAGATACAGACACCCGGCTAGGACATTTTCCCGGGGACAGAAGGGGTCTTTAACACCTAAATAAGTAGCCGTAGCTGGCATGAGTTGCATAAGCCCCTGAGCTCCCTTGGGCGATATCGCCTCGGGTACGAAGTTTGATTCTACCTTTATGAGGGCCTGGATCAAAGGAATCGGGAGGTAATAGCGCTGCGAGGCCTCTCGAATTACAGGTTCCAACGCCGGAAGGGACTTTGGTTGGGGCAAGGTCAGCCCCCGGGGGCCAGGGTTTAGCATTGAGGGGAAAACATTGCTGACCCGCAGAATACCTTGCCGGTCCAGGACAGCCCGAATCTGTGGAGATGATCTGCCAATGGATTTCGGGAGTTGTTGCATTATCTCTGCCAGGGCTTGGGTCGGAGAAAGTTTGGCCCATTGGGTCATATCAGTGCCGGGAGGCTGGGTGGCAATGGTATGGCGGGAATAGTTGTTCTCAAGCGTTGGCACTGGTGCCCTGGCCACTGCAAGAGGCGGCGAATTGGAAATATGGAACACTCCCTGACTGTCCCGGCGGCAATGGATATGTCCTCGTGCAGCCGATAAAACTCTACTGGATTCGGTTAATAACGATCCTGCTAGCCGGGGGGGAACCGCCCCCGTGGTCGCGACCCCCATTTTTTGCCGGGCCTCCTCCAGTTGGGTTTGTTGACCGGATGAGGGGATGGTGTTCCCGCTCCGGTTGGTAATGCGAATGACGCCGCTCTTATCGATATGTTTAGTGATTTTAGCGGTGGTCGGGACCTTGGTATGGGGATATGGTTGCCCGGGCTCAGACTGAAATGAATCAACAAAAGCCGCGGACCTCATTATCGGCGGATTCGCCAGATGATATGTAGCTGTCGTCCCGGCCGGTTCCGATGCCGCAACATTGGTAATATGAACCGTGCCCTGGCTATCGGTATAGCGGTAAATTTGATTGCTAGCCGGGGTAACGCTAAATAACACCACTACCAGGGCAGCCGTCCAGCGTTGCTTCCAGCCGATCCGTCTGGCGGTTCTGCCTTGGGTTCCAGCCATCGACCCTGCCCCCCGATTAGGCCTTAAATTTTCAGTTATCCACCGTTATATTACTAAGAAACGGATTTAAACAAAATTTGGAAAAGTAACGTTGACCCCTTGGTCTACCCCACCCAAATTACATATTTTTAATATTAACACAATATCTACACTGAAACAAGATTAATGTAAAGTATTTAATTAATTAAGAGAGTGTGTACCAGGGCTGTTATCTGCGGGATATCAGAGGAAGATCATCAAGGCCGGACTTTTCCTGGTCACTGTCTCACATTCCTAAGCTAACTCGTTTACCTACATAAAGATAAAGACCCAATTTTGGCAAATATCTTTCCAAGGAACGTAAATTCCCCTGATAAACCAAAAAGTGGGCCGGGCAGCGGCAGTCGCTGGCCCCCAGTCCGGGCTTAAGCACCCAAACCTCTGGTCGGGCCAACATAGTCCTGGCGAGATCACATTCCGGCAGTGAATCGGAGAGCCAGACTTCAAGTATCTGGAACTCTGGTCGAGAAAGCAGATAGTCCAAGTGCCAGTGGCGCTTTTTGACCTGACGGTAATGGCGGGCGATCCGGGCCGTTAACCCCCGTTTGGCTGACCCGACATACAGGTAGTAGCCCGCTGCCAGCGACACCGTGCCTCGTGCCCCGATCTGGACCAGGGTCGGCTGCCTAGCCTCAATGATCAGGAGATAAGTTGGCATTGGCGGATCCTAAGGCCCTGCCTTCCGGGCAGAGGTCTTAAATCTTAAGCCTTGGGCGATTTCCGGGGTCAGTTCCTGAATCAAAGCCACCAGCAAGGCCACCAGGGCTTCGAAATCGCCCCGGTAGATAATCCCGGCCGGACTGTGGGCGTAACGCACCGGCACTCCTAGGATCAGGGTTGGAATGCCGCCGTGGGCCAGGTGAAGGACGCGGGCATCTGTGGCACCGCCGCGGCGGACCGCCAATTGATAAGGGATTTGATGTTGTTCGGCTACAGCCACGATCCATTCTGCAAAACAACGGGGAACGATAATGCTGGGATCAAACAGCCTGATCTGACAGCCATGGCCCAGGGCCCCTTGCGGGGAATCGGCCGTCAGTCCCGGGTAGTCATCCGCCGGGGTGCCTTCCAGGACAATCGCCAGGTCCGGGCGGATAAGCTCGACCGCGGCGGCGGCCCCGCGGCTACCCACTTCTTCCTGCACCGTGGCCACGGCTAGTACCGTGTTGGGATGAGGCGATTCTTTAAGCTGGAGGAGGGCGGCGACCATAGCGGCCACCCCGACCCGATCATCCCAGGCCTTATTCAGGAAATAGGCCTGATTGAGAACGGCAAAACCGCTTTTCGGAACAATCAGATGCCCCAGGTTTATCCCCAGGCCCCGGACATCTTGGGCCGAACCGGCCCCGATATCCAGATAGAGGTCCTCAATCTTAACTTCTTTTTGGTCGTTTCGGACAAAATGAGGTGGGATGGTGGCCACCACCCCTTCCACCAATCCCTTTGAACCCTGAATCATCAGCCGTTGTCCGGGGACCAGACTAGGTACCCAACTACCCAAGGCCTGGAGGCACAGATAGCCCTGGGGAGTGATATTTTGCACCATGAACCCGACTTCGTCCATATGGGCCGCCAGCATGAGACGGGGGCGTTCTTGCCGGCCGGGTTTTTCGGCCATTACCGATCCCAGACCGTCCCGGGAGAGTTGACAACAGGGGGCCAGATATTCCATCACTAACTGCGCTACCGGCTCCTCGCCACCCGGCGGGCCAAAGGCATCTGATAAGCGGTGTAACAGTTTTACTGCGTCAACCATTTAAACCTCCTGGATTAAAGTTTAAGGCCGGGAATGCGGTCCATTCCAGCCAGGTGCAAACCGATAAATCCCCCTAAAATTAGCAGCCCCAGAGTCAGGGCTAGAAAATCTCTCCTAGTAAACTGGATATCAAGCCAATAGGTGCGCCGGGGCTGGCAATTAAAGCCTTTGGCCTCCAAGGCCCAGGCCATGGTCTGGCTGCGGCGCAGGGTCAACAGGAATATCGGCACCAGCAAGGGGATATGACGTTTCAGACGTAACCACCAACCGCCGCTTTGCAGAGCCAGACCTCGGGCCTGCTGGGCTTCCTTGACCCGGAGCGCAGTGTCAAACACCTCCGGCACCCAGCGCAGGGCCATGGCAAAGGCAAAGCACGCCGGGTAGGGTAATCGCAGCCGCACCAGGGCTAGAAAAATCTCTTCCACCCGGGTGGTGGATAATAAGACCAGGCCAGCCACCAGCATACTGACTAACTTCAGGGCGGTAGCAACTCCAAAAGCCAGGGATTCCACCGTTACCCCAAATGCCAACGGCGTTGGGCCTCCGGCCACCAAGGACCAGATGAGGATGGTTAAGATCGATAAAGTGAGCAATAATCCTTTGATGCGGGCCAGATTCTGCCAGGCCCGAGCCAGCCCGGCCTGGAGAAAGATGACCAGGGCCGCGGCCGCCACCACCAACGGCTGCTGGGGCAGGAGCACCACGATAAAGCTGATCCCCAACAGGGCCAGCTTGGTGCGGGGATCCAGGCGGTCCCAAACGGTTTCTTGTCCCAAATAGAGAAACAGGCCCATGATCGTCAACTCTATGGTTTGCCTGTCCTGATATGACTCAGCCCGAAACCAAAAGTAATGTTCATTACCTCTCAGAACCAGAAAAAATTCTTGAAAAAACCCCAAGATTTATAGATACTAGCCAATTAATTTTTTAACCTCGGCATCTTAGCTGCCGGGATCTTTGGATTTTCTTCTCAAAAGGATTGTCGCGATGATCCGTCTTTATGTGTTGCTCCTGATTCTGGTTGATGTAATATTCAATGTCTCCGGCCAGTTACTGCTTAAGCACGGCATGACCCGCATCGGTAATTTCGATCTGTCGCTCGCTAACCTCTACCCCGTTTTTTTTAAGGCCGCCACCAGTCGCTATGTCATTATGGGACTGTTCTGTTATGGGATAGGCTTTATGATCTGGCTTATTGTCCTGGCCAAGGCCGAGGTCAGTTATGCTTATCCTCTGATCAGCCTGGGCTATGTATTTACCGCCCTCCTGGCCTGGAGCCTGTTTGGCGAAGCGGTTACGCTGGCCCGGATGGCGGGTATTGTCATAACCTGCGTCGGGGTTTTTCTAATCGCCACCAGTTAAAAATAATCTCCTCATTTGCCTGACTTTGGCAAGACCAATCTTTTCTACCTCTTGGCGTCCGAGCGTGAAATTAAACTATCCCCACCCGCCAGGAAACCCTAAGGGTGTCAGATCAAATACTCGATGGAATGAGCCGATAGACCTCGAGCAGCGGCAGATGATGTTTCTGGGCCATTTGGCGGCAGGCCTCGTATTCGGGCAAAAGACGACGTTGCCCCCTGATTTCGGTCACCTTTACCGGCAGGGGACCGTAAGGGGTGTCAATAGTATCGCTCCAGCGTTGGGCGACCACCCGTTCCACCTCCATGAGCCGCACTCCCAGGGTGGTGGATTCCAGAAACAGGGTCTCGATGATCTCCCCTCGGCGGGCCAGCGGCGCGATTACCGTCAGCCGGATGCCCGGCCGGTTTTTTTTCATCTGGAGCGGCGCGTAGGCCACATCGAGCGCGCCGGCGGCAAACAGGGCGGCCATCAGATGTTCATATAATTCCGGCGGCAGATCATCAATATGGGTCTCCATCACCAGCACCCGCTCGGTGTGTCCCAGGGCCGGGGTTACAGTCGGCCGCCCCACCAGTAAACGCAACAGATTGGGCTGCGAGGGCAAATCCAGAGTGCCGGCTCCGTAGCCTACTTGTTCGACGGTCAGGGCTGGACAGGGGCCAAACCGGGCCGAAGCTCCCTTTAAAATGGCAGCTCCGGTGGGAGTGACCAGTTCGGCATTAATTTCCGTGCCATAGACCGGCACGCCGTTTAGCAACAGCAGGGTGGCGGGGGCGGGATTGGGCAGCAGCCCATGGGCGCAGCGGATCAGCCCCTGGCCCAGAGGCAGGGCCGAGGCATATATCTGGTTTAAATCCAAAGCCCAGAAGCCATAGGCCACTCCCACGACATCCAGAATCGAGTCCACCGCCCCCACTTCATGAAAGTGCACCTGCTCCACGGCTTGCTGATGCACCCGGGCCTCGGCTTCAGCCAGACAACGAAAGATCGCCTGGCTTAATTCCTGGACCGGTGGCGGCAAGGGTGCGGCGGTAATCAGGCTGACAATGTCTGGATAGGTCCGGTGGGGTTGCGGAGAGGTCAACCGGATATCAACTTTGGTGCCGGTCAGGTGATGTTTGGTCACCCGGTTAGCAGCAATGGTATAACCGGTAAGTCCCAGCCCCGCTAAGATCTCGGACAATTCCTCAAAATCAAGACCGACCTCGATCAAGGCCCCCAGGGTCATGTCCCCGCTCACCCCGGAAAAGCAGTCAAAGTAGGCCAGTCGCTCAGGAGGCCGGGGTGGGGGGCTTGACATGGATTTCGACCTCCTTGATGGCTCGCACCGTGGCGCTGCGGATAATAAAGGTCAGGTTTTGAAATTGTAGGCGATCGCCGGCACGGGGAATATCGCCCAGTTGGTTGATTAGAAA belongs to Deltaproteobacteria bacterium and includes:
- the pilM gene encoding pilus assembly protein PilM; the encoded protein is MTWTKPQWWQTISSELLTGTQSLGAYLDRSGLTLAHVEKGLSGLELRHLACLPLSPGGSETWSINLQAIITSWKLQFCPVSLAVGRELGFIRQAILPRAVAENLSQVVQYELDRFFPFPADSLYFDFQVIKETDTEVQLLLMGQPREPVEDCLNLLEQAGLRTITVEPEITATINAFGTLVKRLPASWLVWRTDSEGFELIHLEGRRIRAYRQVRLAPTEKTVPRLLAEIDRLREQGAMPEALCRSGWETPEADLNPLTEGHELSIINPDQLQVKGLPAASDLGGGLPALGAALRGLRKVPLQTNLLPETERSKVKLRGLFLTKILLVVLIGLSCLWAGSLMIHKRVHLYQTNRLLARLGPETRQVARQLSESQEMAKTLESLEQRLEQYPRKLNLLKELTNLIPENTWLFYLKCNERQLEMGGVSRSAADLIPLMEQSGWFTKTEFASPIVTDANGREHFKIKAEIKVLGMGS
- a CDS encoding general secretion pathway protein GspK produces the protein MLPNSSLNLNNPPRRCPPASEEGVVLLLVIWILGLISVVILTGAYEWRNEIKLTANFQESCQCHSLAQAGVHYALGKLVELKLAEAAIMESPTASIPAGTWRGDQKLHILEIAGGRVEVRVADEGGKINLNLADQKILGKLFAALGYKKASGQSLVAAIMDWRDTDALTRPQGAESPYYLRLNPAYPAKNTGFDVVEELGWVKGLGYSQLLPHLADYFTVNKNGPEININTASLEVLQAIGFSRPQATRISMARQEKSFRLPNEVAAVAGAVAFQRLESLIGFETSPFFTILSKGMVKNQKSCHTIKAIVSIDLGQPVPWAIVYWADDYPD
- a CDS encoding prepilin-type N-terminal cleavage/methylation domain-containing protein; protein product: MPPQKVMMRAGPRAGPGNSGFTLLELMASLVLVSLLSLVAYAALNLSLKATRHAQDKVEALQELRVGTRYLERTLSSAVPKALYTKNRLYFDGEPQAIKFLTTVSLEAHNLGGLYHMRVFVGRDASGQGCLALEQSKIVNWRQDREGVEVRQILINNIEGLRFTYGLGSKEYSTWNGLRDGRLPDRVLMHLALPCQETRTWQIPIHVAEFQSKPE
- a CDS encoding prepilin-type N-terminal cleavage/methylation domain-containing protein; translation: MSGWVHNIGPPDGAQAEVVIISNWQSRPLSGERRGRIGEAGFSLLEVMVATALMALVMVAILQVLSAGLQAQDAVQRRTYALLVANKVLQQYSIQESLTRGRHQGREGPFTYQVQITPQYRVSHKIWDFEVICYHLQVSVSWEERGRAKTLALQTLRSMCRRKKS
- a CDS encoding GspH/FimT family pseudopilin, which produces MVVLILMVMIMGLVLPGLRRSWEKEKTRGSLRELAATLRAARSTAATERQRVRVFFDLQAGRYWVENIPRHGAWPSQLQVADAHLVWQNPTLRQGYIAFYSDGSSSGGRLELSDPDGRRYRLDVKVITGRVRLGS
- the gspG gene encoding type II secretion system major pseudopilin GspG, which translates into the protein MTKKDRRDSGFTLIELMIVLFILGLLAALVAPRLMGRVGKAKVKTAATQMQLLGTALDLFYLDIGRYPTEEEGLQALYQRPSNLAQWSGPYLNKAVPKDPWGNDYIYKFPGEHGPYDLISLGADGSQGGEGDNQDITNWQAEETR
- a CDS encoding type II secretion system F family protein: MPIFYYRATDPTGNIIQGSLEAREERLVVQHLQQGGLIPLRITGEAETQGWKKRLPVGRRRISLNQVLHFTQELAALLKAGLPLDRSLKALLVVTKRPGMQAILSQLLQDLQGGKALSEALGRHKAFSPLYLSVVRAGETGGFLEVALSRLGDYLRTVTELRGYLFSALIYPAILAIVGSLSVVVMLVYVVPRFELFFQEMGQGLYWSTRLLLWCSQGFRAYWWLGGLLTVLAGLVAIRLSRTSRGRLLLDRLKLQAPLVGSLSRQVTAAFFAKTLGTLLNNGVPLVAALQVVVDTVTNRYLAQSFSGILEEVKKGQPLSVLLKKTDVFPELFLQMIAIGEETGHLSEMLLSAADSLETETRAGVRRLLALLEPLLILTMALLVAFIIVSLLLPILNLYEVSF
- the gspE gene encoding type II secretion system ATPase GspE, giving the protein MNSDTGLTPPPTSLKEWGPVEQFPGLSVRFLKEARSLPIRREGDRILLAMADPSDHETLMALEVALGAPLTLILAPETEILETIEAIYQPGSPMSRLLGDMETEVIDEGQEESAEIGHLRDKAREAPIIQLVNIILLRAVEMGASDIHLEPFENIFRVRYRRDGILYEAESPPKGLQAAVISRLKIMARMDIAERRLPQDGRFGLKVKGQEIDARVSTIPTFFGESMVIRILDRERVILDLNRLGLPLLVFNRFDRMIHKPHGMILVTGPTGSGKTTTLYAALERINSPEKKIITIEDPVEYRLPGINQVQVKPSIGLTFARGLRHLVRQDPDIILVGEIRDQETAEIAIHAALTGHLVFSTLHTNDAAGAITRMLEMGIEDYLLASAVIGILAQRLVRLICPHCKTTLPVDAGLEQILMENSVDRPESLFMGQGCLNCAHTGYQGRTGIYELLEVNETIRQLILRQADAATIYQVAKQQGMQTLSSDGWTKVAAGLTTSQEVLRVTQE